The proteins below are encoded in one region of Opisthocomus hoazin isolate bOpiHoa1 chromosome 26, bOpiHoa1.hap1, whole genome shotgun sequence:
- the LOC104336132 gene encoding keratin, type I cytoskeletal 19 codes for MSCSVKQTTGSLRGRTSGGSCVIGGGGGGGGARISSVSSGRYTTCGIGGSRGFSGRSYCGGVNYGGGLSTGSLVGGNYAGGLGAAVLGGCPGIGFSGGSARFGGGIGGGLGIGVGGGVVGGGFAGDGILLSGDEKVTMQNLNDRLASYLDKVRCLEQENADLECRIREWYAKQGPFCEPRDYSCYYKEIEDLQNQIVCATIDNNKIILNIDNSRMTADDFRVKYETELALRQSVEADINGLRQVLDQLTLCRSDLEAQLESLREELCCLKKNHEEEMNCLRKQSTGDVSVEVNACPGPDLRKILEEMRCQYETLIERNRKEVEDWYECKIEEVNREVITSGQEVETCNNQVTELRRQLQALEIDLQAQLSQRDNLESSLAETECRYNSHLAELQSQITCVEQQLADLRAEMECQNQEYKILLDVKCRLEQEIHTYRCLLEGGQQDLIQQGGIGQSSGLGGGVARTSGIGGGGIIRTSHTYTSSSQMPSCAAAEIQVPCRRICD; via the exons ATGAGCTGTAGTGTCAAGCAGACAACTGGCTCTCTCAGGGGCAGGACCAGCGGTGGCAGCTGTGTTattggtggcggtggtggtggtggaggagcaCGGATCTCCTCAGTCTCTTCCGGAAGATACACGACTTGCGGGATAGGTGGTAGCCGAGGGTTTTCTGGTAGAAGCTACTGTGGTGGTGTGAATTACGGAGGAGGACTGAGCACTGGTAGTTTGGTTGGTGGAAACTACGCAGGTGGCTTAGGAGCCGCTGTCCTCGGAGGATGTCCAGGCATCGGATTCAGCGGTGGCAGTGCTCGATTTGGCGGTGGCATTGGAGGTGGCCTCGGTATTGGTGTTGGTGGAGGGGTAGTTGGAGGTGGCTTTGCTGGTGATGGCATTCTTCTTTCTGGTGACGAAAAGGTCACCATGCAGAACCTTAATGACCGCCTGGCGTCTTACCTGGACAAGGTGAGGTGCCTGGAACAAGAAAATGCTGACCTGGAGTGCAGGATCAGGGAGTGGTATGCCAAGCAGGGCCCTTTTTGTGAGCCACGGGACTACAGCTGCTATTATAAAGAAATAGAAGATCTTCAAAATCAG ATTGTCTGTGCAACCATAGATAACAACAAGATCATCCTGAACATCGATAACAGCAGGATGACGGCCGACGACTTCCGAGTGAA GTACGAGACGGAGCTGGCCCTTCGCCAGAGCGTGGAGGCTGACATCAACGGCTTACGCCAAGTCCTGGATCAGCTCACTCTCTGCAGGTCTGACCTGGAGGCACAGCTGGAGTCGCTGCGGGAGGAGCTCTGCTGCCTGAAGAAGAACCATGAGGAG GAAATGAACTGTCTGAGGAAACAATCGACTGGAGACGTGAGTGTGGAGGTCAATGCCTGCCCTGGCCCAGACCTCAGAAAGATCCTGGAGGAGATGAGGTGCCAGTATGAAACACTGATCGAACGCAATCGCAAAGAAGTTGAGGATTGGTATGAATGCAAG ATTGAGGAGGTGAATCGGGAGGTTATTACAAGCGGGCAGGAGGTGGAGACGTGCAACAACCAAGTGACCGAACTGAGACGCCAGTTGCAAGCCCTGGAAATCGATCTCCAGGCGCAGCTCAGCCAG AGGGACAACCTGGAATCCTCTCTGGCTGAGACAGAGTGTCGCTACAACAGCCACCTTGCTGAGCTGCAGAGCCAGATCACATGCGTGGAGCAGCAACTGGCAGACCTGCGTGCAGAAATGGAGTGCCAGAACCAGGAGTACAAGATCCTGCTGGACGTCAAATGCCGCCTGGAGCAGGAGATCCATACATACCGCTGTCTGCTGGAGGGCGGGCAGCAGGACCTTAT TCAGCAAGGAGGAATTGGTCAGTCTTCAGGTCTAGGAGGAGGAGTTGCAAGAACAAGTGGAATAGGAGGAGGAGGCATCATTAGAACAAGCCACACTTACACTTCGTCTTCCCAGATGCCATCCTGTGCAGCTGCGGAGATACAAG TGCCTTGCAGAAGGATTTGCGATTAA
- the LOC104336137 gene encoding keratin, type I cytoskeletal 19: MSCAVRQVVAACSQGRSSAGSSAAGSGIKVSSASSGRHAAYDFGGAVGSFSGGSLGEGFLGKQLSAGSATGGSFGAAQRACSTLGFSGGGICTRGVGGIFTRAGAGCGDGILFANNEKAMMQNLNDRLASYLDKVRLLEGDNADLECKIREWYAKVGPSCEPRDYSCYHKEIEDLQNQILCAAMETNKILLNIDNNRMTADDFRVKYETECGLRQNVDADICNLRPVLDQLASCKTDLQLQCEALTEEMCCLKTNHEEEMSCLRKQATGDVSVEVNACPGPDLRKILEDLRCQYETLMERNRKETEQWYACKVEEVNLEVITSSQEIESSNKQVTELRRQLQALEINVQAQLTMKENLESSLAETECRYNKYLAELQNQISCVEQRLAEIRAEMECQNQEYKTLLDVKCRLEQEIQTYHCLLEGGQHDIIGPMGRGVPAASAGRSSGLKGSLCQPCLP; encoded by the exons ATGAGCTGCGCCGTCAGGCAGGTCGTTGCTGCCTGTTCCCAAGGCAGGAGCAGCGCGGGCAGCTCGGCAGCTGGCAGCGGAATAAAGGTCTCCTCTGCCTCCTCGGGAAGACACGCTGCCTACGACTTCGGTGGCGCGGTCGGCAGTTTTTCTGGTGGCAGTTTAGGCGAGGGATTCCTTGGGAAGCAGCTGAGCGCTGGCAGTGCTACCGGTGGGAGCTTTGGAGCTGCCCAGAGGGCTTGTTCTACCCTTGGATTCAGTGGCGGAGGCATCTGCACTCGAGGCGTTGGTGGCATTTTCACCAGGGCTGGTGCTGGTTGCGGTGATGGGATCCTGTTTGCCAACAACGAAAAGGCGATGATGCAGAACCTCAACGACCGCTTGGCCTCCTACCTGGACAAGGTGCGGCTCCTGGAGGGAGACAACGCCGACCTGGAGTGCAAGATCAGGGAGTGGTATGCCAAGGTAGGGCCCAGCTGCGAACCACGGGACTACAGCTGTTATCATAAGGAAATTGAAGACCTTCAAAACCAG atccTGTGTGCAGCCATGGAGACTAACAAGATCCTTCTGAATATTGATAACAACAGGATGACTGCTGATGACTTCAGAGTGAA GTACGAGACCGAATGTGGTCTCCGGCAAAACGTGGATGCAGACATCTGCAACTTGCGCCCGGTCCTGGATCAGCTGGCCAGCTGCAAGACCGACCTGCAGCTACAGTGCGAGGCTTTGACCGAAGAGATGTGCTGTCTCAAGACCAACCACGAGGAG GAAATGAGCTGTCTGAGGAAACAGGCGACCGGAGACGTGAGCGTGGAGGTCAATGCCTGCCCTGGCCCAGACCTGAGGAAGATCCTGGAGGACCTGAGGTGCCAGTACGAAACGCTGATGGAGCGCAACCGCAAAGAGACTGAGCAGTGGTATGCCTGCAAG GTGGAGGAGGTGAATCTGGAGGTCATCACAAGCAGCCAGGAGATCGAGTCAAGCAACAAACAGGTCACTGAGCTGAGACGGCAGCTGCAGGCCTTGGAAATCAATGTCCAAGCCCAGCTCACCATG AAAGAAAACCTGGAATCTTCTCTGGCGGAAACCGAATGTCGCTACAACAAATACCTGGCTGAGCTACAGAACCAGATCTCCTGCGTGGAGCAGCGGCTGGCTGAAATACGAGCAGAAATGGAGTGCCAGAACCAGGAGtacaagaccctcctggacgtcaAATGCCGCCTGGAGCAGGAGATTCAGACCTACCACTGCCTGCTGGAGGGGGGACAGCACGACATCAT AGGGCCCATGGGAAGAGGGGTCCCTGCGGCATCAGCCGGAAGAAGCAGTGGGCTTAAAGGCAGCCTGTGTCAGCCGTGCCTGCCCTAA